ATTATGCTAATCATAGGTTTACTCTATGCTTGGAAGAAGAAGGTGTTAACATGGGTTTAAATTTAGATGCAATTACGAAAGAAGAGAGAGAAGAGTTAGAACGCAATGTCTTTTTTACAACACTAGAGCAAATTAAGGCTTGGGCGCGCAGCCATTCGGTATGGCCGATGACGTTTGGTCTTGCTTGTTGTGCCATCGAAATGATGGGTACGGGTGCAGCGCACTATGACCAGGATCGTTTCGGTGTTCTATTTCGAAATTCTCCACGACAATCTGACTGTATGATCGTCTCTGGTACGGTGACAAAGAAAATGGCACCGATTGTAAAGCGTCTCTATGACCAAATGCCAGAGCCGAAATGGGTGATTGCCATGGGTTCATGTGCAACAGCTGGGGGTCCATATGTTAAGTCGTATGCCGTTGTAAAAGGGGTCGATCAAATCGTTCCTGTTGACGTATATATCCCAGGGTGCCCTCCAAATCCAGCTGCACTAATTTACGGAATAAATAAACTACAGAAAAAAATTCGTTACGAAGCTAAGACTGGGAAGCGGGTGACGAGTCAATGAGTGATGAGAAAGCAAAAGCCGCAGCCGCAAAGGCCAAAGCTGAAGCGTTAAAGAAGATGAAAGAGAAAGAAGCCTCACAGGCAAGTG
The window above is part of the Desertibacillus haloalkaliphilus genome. Proteins encoded here:
- a CDS encoding NuoB/complex I 20 kDa subunit family protein, with the translated sequence MGLNLDAITKEEREELERNVFFTTLEQIKAWARSHSVWPMTFGLACCAIEMMGTGAAHYDQDRFGVLFRNSPRQSDCMIVSGTVTKKMAPIVKRLYDQMPEPKWVIAMGSCATAGGPYVKSYAVVKGVDQIVPVDVYIPGCPPNPAALIYGINKLQKKIRYEAKTGKRVTSQ